The proteins below are encoded in one region of Flavobacterium sp. IMCC34852:
- a CDS encoding asparaginase, whose translation MQSKPNILLIYTGGTIGMMKDFETGALKAFNFKKLLQKIPELKQLDCNIETVSFEKPIDSSNMNPQKWVKIASIIEENYHAFDGFVVLHGSDTMSYSASALSFMLENLSKPVVFTGSQLPIGDLRTDAKENLITAIQIASLQQKGKPIIQEVGLYFEYKLYRGNRTTKINAEHFNAFTSPNYAPLAESGVHLTINPNAVLQKQSTKKLAVHKELDDNVVIVKMFPGISESVLSAIVAIPNLKGIVLETYGSGNAPTEDWFIQILKKAIKNGLHVVNVTQCSGGSVNMGQYETSTQLKKIGVISGKDITTEAAITKLMYLIGQNVAPTVFKTIFETSLRGEMI comes from the coding sequence ATGCAATCTAAACCTAATATATTGCTCATTTATACCGGTGGCACCATTGGTATGATGAAAGACTTTGAAACCGGTGCGTTGAAGGCTTTCAACTTTAAAAAGTTGTTGCAAAAAATTCCGGAGTTAAAGCAATTAGATTGTAATATCGAAACAGTTTCTTTCGAAAAACCCATAGATTCTTCGAATATGAATCCGCAAAAATGGGTTAAAATTGCCTCAATCATTGAGGAAAATTACCATGCTTTTGACGGTTTTGTGGTGCTTCACGGTTCGGATACCATGTCGTATTCAGCTTCAGCTTTGAGTTTCATGCTGGAGAATCTTAGCAAGCCTGTTGTTTTTACCGGTTCACAATTGCCTATTGGAGATTTGAGAACAGATGCCAAAGAAAATTTGATTACGGCCATTCAAATAGCGTCTTTACAACAAAAAGGCAAACCGATTATTCAAGAAGTTGGTCTTTATTTTGAATATAAATTATACCGCGGCAATCGCACTACAAAAATCAATGCCGAACATTTTAATGCTTTTACTTCGCCTAATTATGCGCCTTTGGCAGAATCGGGTGTGCATTTGACTATCAATCCGAATGCGGTTTTGCAAAAGCAATCGACTAAAAAATTAGCGGTTCACAAAGAACTCGATGACAATGTAGTCATTGTAAAAATGTTTCCAGGAATCAGCGAATCAGTTTTATCGGCTATAGTGGCTATTCCGAACTTAAAAGGAATTGTTTTAGAAACTTATGGTTCGGGGAATGCACCAACCGAAGATTGGTTTATCCAAATTTTGAAAAAGGCCATCAAAAATGGGTTGCATGTGGTAAATGTTACTCAGTGTTCGGGTGGCAGTGTCAATATGGGTCAGTATGAAACCAGCACACAACTCAAGAAAATTGGAGTCATTTCCGGAAAAGACATCACCACAGAAGCTGCTATTACCAAGTTAATGTACCTGATTGGGCAAAATGTGGCGCCAACAGTTTTCAAGACTATTTTTGAAACGTCATTGCGTGGTGAAATGATCTGA
- a CDS encoding porin family protein: MRIKLLFSVFFITLGGFAQDVAKDFDAPDSLYREDQFYLNITYNTLQKRPDGLKQNKLSPGLALGFLRDMPLNKKRTVALAAGLGYSLAIYNQNLGIIAAGNETTYSILDTENIAFSKNKLALHYVEVPIEFRWRNSTPDSHKFWRVHLGVKLGYLFYDQYKLESSQGNSSHTNLADLNDLHYGVYLTTGWNTWNLYAYYGLNSLFKSSAKIDGQSIDMNTANFGIMFYIL; the protein is encoded by the coding sequence ATGCGAATCAAACTTCTCTTTTCGGTTTTTTTTATCACCTTGGGTGGCTTTGCTCAGGATGTTGCTAAAGATTTTGATGCACCGGATTCACTTTACAGGGAAGACCAATTTTATCTAAACATTACTTATAACACGCTGCAAAAACGCCCAGATGGCTTAAAACAAAATAAGCTTTCACCGGGTTTGGCTCTGGGTTTTTTGCGAGATATGCCTTTGAATAAAAAGCGCACAGTTGCTTTAGCCGCCGGATTAGGATACTCTTTGGCGATTTACAACCAAAACTTAGGGATTATTGCTGCCGGAAACGAAACTACCTACAGTATTTTGGATACCGAAAACATTGCTTTTTCAAAAAATAAATTGGCTTTGCATTATGTTGAAGTGCCAATCGAATTCAGATGGCGCAATTCAACGCCTGATAGTCACAAGTTTTGGCGGGTTCATTTGGGAGTTAAGTTGGGTTACCTTTTTTATGACCAATACAAATTAGAATCTTCACAAGGGAACAGTAGCCATACTAATTTGGCCGATTTAAATGATTTGCATTACGGGGTTTACCTCACTACAGGATGGAATACTTGGAATTTGTATGCTTACTACGGTTTAAATTCGCTGTTTAAATCTTCCGCTAAAATTGACGGGCAATCGATAGATATGAATACGGCCAACTTTGGCATCATGTTCTATATTCTATAA
- the rpoN gene encoding RNA polymerase factor sigma-54, with protein sequence MLKQFLNLKLSQKLSPQQIQLMKLIQLPTQAFEQRLKEELVENPALESGKDEEELYEKDEFDNNEDYDEYEDNDSIGADEINIDEYLSDDETPDYKLQSNNYSDDDDDREMPFAAPVSFHQDLINQLNTFILTDEQREIAEFLVGSIDDDGYLRRSIPDMVDDMAFTQGIYTDEKVVEKILHIIHELEPAGVGARDLQECLLLQLKHKTPTEYVDLAIDIIENQFDAFTKKHYEKLLQKYEITQDRLKKAIEEIEKLNPKPGGSFDSSSRVVEQIVPDFAIRIVDGELELTLNGRNAPTLHVSKDYQEMLQTYKDSRDKSHQQKDAVQFIKQKLDSAKWFIDAIRQRQETLFVTMNAIMHFQQEYFLDGEETKLKPMILKDIADMVGLDISTVSRVANSKYVDTPYGTKLIKEFFSEAMKNDQGEDVSTLEIKKILKTVIEEEDKSKPLPDDQLAEILKEKGYPIARRTIAKYRELLDIPVARMRKKI encoded by the coding sequence ATGTTAAAGCAGTTCCTAAATCTAAAACTCTCTCAAAAATTATCTCCACAGCAGATTCAGCTGATGAAGTTAATTCAATTGCCTACGCAAGCTTTTGAACAAAGGCTCAAAGAGGAATTGGTCGAAAATCCGGCTTTGGAAAGTGGGAAAGACGAAGAAGAATTGTATGAGAAAGATGAGTTTGACAACAATGAAGATTATGATGAATATGAAGATAATGACAGTATTGGTGCAGACGAGATCAACATTGACGAATACTTAAGTGACGACGAAACACCCGATTACAAATTACAATCCAACAATTATAGTGACGACGATGATGACCGCGAAATGCCCTTTGCAGCTCCGGTCAGTTTTCATCAGGATTTAATCAACCAGTTGAATACTTTTATTTTAACCGATGAGCAACGTGAGATTGCTGAATTTTTGGTGGGAAGCATAGACGATGACGGTTATTTACGCAGAAGTATTCCCGATATGGTGGATGATATGGCTTTTACCCAAGGTATTTATACCGATGAAAAAGTGGTGGAAAAAATCCTTCATATTATACACGAATTGGAACCGGCCGGAGTTGGTGCGCGTGACTTACAGGAATGTTTATTGTTGCAATTAAAACACAAAACACCCACAGAGTATGTCGATTTAGCGATTGACATTATCGAAAACCAATTTGACGCTTTTACCAAAAAACACTACGAAAAGTTACTACAGAAATACGAGATTACACAAGACCGCTTAAAAAAAGCCATTGAAGAAATCGAAAAACTAAACCCAAAACCGGGCGGTTCTTTTGACAGTAGCAGTCGGGTTGTTGAGCAAATTGTGCCTGATTTTGCCATCCGAATTGTAGACGGTGAATTGGAACTGACTTTAAACGGCAGAAATGCGCCAACGTTACACGTTTCCAAAGATTATCAGGAAATGTTACAAACCTATAAAGACTCGCGTGACAAATCACATCAGCAAAAAGATGCAGTACAGTTTATCAAGCAGAAATTGGATTCGGCGAAATGGTTTATTGATGCGATTCGCCAACGTCAGGAAACCCTTTTTGTGACGATGAATGCGATTATGCATTTCCAACAGGAATACTTTTTAGACGGTGAAGAAACCAAACTGAAACCGATGATTCTAAAAGACATCGCGGATATGGTTGGGTTGGATATTTCTACCGTTTCTCGTGTGGCCAATAGTAAATATGTTGATACGCCTTATGGTACAAAACTAATCAAAGAATTCTTCTCGGAAGCGATGAAAAACGACCAAGGTGAAGATGTTTCTACACTCGAAATCAAAAAAATTCTGAAAACCGTTATCGAAGAAGAAGACAAATCAAAACCACTTCCGGACGATCAATTGGCTGAAATTCTAAAAGAAAAAGGCTATCCGATTGCGCGAAGAACGATTGCCAAATACCGAGAGTTATTAGATATTCCTGTGGCTAGGATGAGGAAGAAGATTTAA
- the asnS gene encoding asparagine--tRNA ligase, which translates to MKHSKVKDLLSSEKTNYEVTVKGWVRTFRNNQFIALNDGSTIHNLQCVVDFENTPEEILKRINTGTAVALTGKLVESQGAGQKYEIQVAQLEILGDCDAEKFPMQPKKHSLEFLRENAHLRVRTNAFGAIMRVRSVLAHAVHTYFQERGFVYVNTPVITGADAEGAGEMFQVTSLPLDSLPRTEDGQIDYKKDFFGKHTNLTVSGQLEGETFAMALGQIYTFGPTFRAENSNTSRHLAEFWMIEPEVAFNDLIDNMDLAEDFIKFVINYAVEKCADDLKFLEGRLLDEEKQKPQAERSEMALLEKLKFVLNNDFKRVSYTEAIDILRDSTPNKKKKFQYLIEEWGADLQSEHERFLVEKHFKCPVILFDYPAKIKAFYMRLNDNTEPGKETVRAMDILFPGIGEIVGGSQREERYDVLVEKMKAIGIDEEELWWYLDTRRFGSAVHSGFGLGFERLVLFVTGMTNIRDVIPFPRTPQNAEF; encoded by the coding sequence ATGAAACATTCAAAAGTTAAAGACTTACTAAGCAGCGAGAAAACGAACTATGAAGTAACCGTAAAAGGTTGGGTAAGAACTTTTAGAAACAACCAATTTATCGCGTTGAACGATGGTTCAACTATCCATAATTTGCAATGTGTAGTCGATTTCGAAAACACACCGGAAGAAATTTTGAAAAGAATTAATACCGGAACCGCTGTAGCTTTGACCGGGAAATTGGTAGAAAGTCAAGGTGCCGGACAGAAATATGAAATTCAAGTAGCGCAATTGGAAATCTTAGGTGATTGTGACGCGGAGAAATTCCCAATGCAACCTAAGAAACACTCTTTGGAATTCCTCAGAGAAAATGCGCATTTAAGAGTTCGCACCAATGCTTTCGGAGCAATTATGCGAGTGCGTTCGGTTTTGGCGCATGCGGTACATACTTATTTTCAGGAAAGAGGATTTGTTTATGTGAACACACCCGTAATTACCGGAGCTGATGCCGAAGGCGCTGGCGAAATGTTCCAAGTAACTTCATTGCCTTTGGATAGTTTGCCAAGAACCGAAGACGGTCAAATTGATTACAAAAAAGATTTCTTCGGAAAACACACCAACCTTACCGTTTCCGGACAATTAGAAGGTGAAACTTTTGCGATGGCTTTGGGTCAGATTTATACTTTCGGACCAACCTTCCGCGCAGAAAACTCCAACACTTCGCGTCACTTAGCTGAATTTTGGATGATTGAGCCGGAAGTGGCTTTCAACGATTTAATTGACAACATGGATTTGGCAGAAGATTTCATCAAATTTGTCATCAACTATGCTGTAGAAAAATGTGCCGATGATTTGAAATTCTTAGAAGGTCGCTTGTTAGACGAAGAAAAACAAAAACCACAAGCAGAACGCAGCGAAATGGCTTTGTTAGAGAAATTAAAGTTTGTGTTGAACAATGACTTTAAACGCGTATCTTACACCGAAGCGATTGATATTTTAAGAGATTCTACTCCGAATAAAAAGAAGAAATTCCAATACCTAATCGAAGAATGGGGCGCCGATTTACAATCTGAGCACGAACGTTTCTTAGTAGAAAAACACTTTAAATGTCCGGTTATTTTATTCGATTATCCGGCCAAAATCAAAGCGTTTTACATGCGCTTGAATGACAATACCGAACCGGGTAAAGAAACCGTTCGCGCTATGGATATTTTATTCCCGGGCATCGGAGAAATTGTTGGCGGTTCGCAAAGAGAAGAACGTTACGATGTTTTGGTAGAAAAAATGAAAGCCATTGGCATCGATGAAGAAGAACTATGGTGGTATTTAGACACGCGTAGATTTGGTTCGGCCGTTCACTCCGGATTCGGATTAGGATTTGAAAGATTGGTGCTTTTCGTAACGGGAATGACCAACATTAGAGATGTAATTCCGTTTCCGAGAACGCCACAGAATGCAGAATTTTAA
- a CDS encoding efflux RND transporter permease subunit, which produces MKKLLGIGFWEFIARIILRSRIVILGCIILITVLLAFQWKNIRFTQTEANLIPADDKVNVDYNKFLNHFGEEGNLIVIATKDKKLFTPKVYQAWSELMTEIKSHKQVTLVVSVDNLQKLIKNDSLETFELKPLVDESKVQNEQYLKEIQTELFTKLPFYEGLLYNKKTGAIRSAIYLDKKIVNTKARKDYVLNDLIPAIEKFKKATNIDLHTSGMPYIRTLNAKTIIDEIGLFIGAALLITSLIFFYFFRSFRATMISLIVVIIGVMWSFGIMGALGYEITVLTALVPTLVIVIGIPNCIFFINKYHQEYHKHANKAKALQRVITKTGTATLMTNITTAVGFATFIATNNVLLREFGVVTTINILAIYTLSLLLIPIFFSYIPPPISRHLGHLERESLTSFLQWIIRTVKYNRLGVYITSICLLVFGIIGIGKIKVSGSIIEDMPKNTAFYDDIRFFEKEFDGVMPLEIMIDTKKKNGAMKLTNLRRMEDLEQTIIDIPELSKPLSIVNIAKSFNQAYYNGNPDFYTLPSPNEEMFLLPYIKNSIKKSKDNQLKSYISSDGSVARITTFIKDENGERMEAIEAHIRNKVNKIFPEPRYEVIITGKPSVFQKGTKYLLDNLLSSLLFAFFLTGGLVAIMFRSFKMVLVSIIPNLLPLLMTAGLMGFLGIPLKPSTLLVFGIAFGMSVDDTLRFLAQYRLELSRNDWKIKKSVFATFDDAGISMFYTSIVLFFGFSVFMLSSFGGTVALGGLVALTLSFGMLSNLVLLPSLVLTLNKTLANQQELPEPTIDILEHTDEEIDELEKNNK; this is translated from the coding sequence ATGAAAAAGTTGTTAGGCATTGGTTTTTGGGAATTTATCGCCCGAATTATTTTGAGAAGCAGAATTGTCATTTTGGGCTGCATCATTTTAATTACCGTCCTATTGGCTTTTCAATGGAAAAACATCCGATTTACCCAAACCGAAGCCAACTTAATCCCGGCCGATGACAAAGTAAATGTTGACTACAATAAATTCCTGAATCATTTTGGCGAAGAAGGCAATCTGATTGTCATTGCTACCAAAGACAAAAAGCTGTTTACCCCAAAAGTCTACCAAGCTTGGAGCGAACTGATGACCGAAATCAAATCGCACAAACAAGTTACTTTGGTAGTTTCGGTAGACAATTTGCAAAAACTTATCAAAAATGATTCGCTGGAAACTTTCGAACTAAAGCCTTTGGTGGATGAAAGTAAAGTTCAAAATGAACAATATCTCAAAGAAATTCAAACCGAATTATTCACCAAATTGCCTTTTTACGAAGGATTGTTATACAACAAAAAAACCGGCGCTATTCGTTCTGCCATTTATTTAGATAAAAAAATTGTTAATACCAAAGCCCGAAAAGATTACGTTTTAAACGATTTGATTCCGGCCATAGAAAAGTTTAAAAAAGCAACCAATATAGACCTTCACACTTCGGGCATGCCTTATATCCGAACGTTGAATGCCAAGACGATTATTGACGAAATCGGTTTGTTTATTGGCGCCGCTTTGTTGATTACGTCACTTATTTTTTTCTATTTTTTCCGTTCGTTCCGCGCGACAATGATTTCACTGATTGTGGTGATTATCGGTGTTATGTGGTCTTTCGGGATTATGGGTGCTTTGGGTTATGAAATCACGGTTTTAACGGCATTGGTGCCAACCTTAGTCATCGTAATCGGGATTCCGAATTGTATTTTCTTCATCAACAAATACCATCAGGAATACCACAAACATGCTAACAAAGCCAAAGCTTTACAACGCGTAATCACCAAAACCGGAACAGCGACTTTGATGACTAATATCACAACAGCCGTTGGTTTTGCGACTTTTATTGCCACGAATAATGTTTTGCTGAGAGAATTTGGCGTAGTGACTACGATTAATATTTTGGCGATTTACACTTTGAGTTTGTTGCTGATTCCAATATTTTTCAGTTATATTCCGCCACCCATTTCTAGACATTTAGGGCATTTGGAAAGAGAATCGCTGACTTCGTTCTTACAATGGATAATCCGCACGGTAAAATACAATCGTTTGGGCGTTTACATCACTTCCATTTGTTTGTTGGTCTTCGGAATTATTGGCATTGGTAAAATTAAAGTTTCGGGCAGCATCATTGAAGACATGCCTAAAAATACCGCTTTCTATGATGATATTCGTTTCTTTGAAAAAGAGTTTGACGGTGTGATGCCTTTGGAAATCATGATTGATACCAAAAAGAAAAACGGCGCTATGAAACTCACCAACCTGAGAAGAATGGAAGATTTGGAGCAAACCATTATTGATATTCCGGAGCTTTCTAAACCTTTATCAATTGTCAATATTGCCAAAAGTTTTAACCAAGCTTACTATAACGGCAATCCCGATTTTTATACTCTGCCTTCGCCCAATGAGGAAATGTTTTTATTACCGTATATCAAAAACTCGATTAAGAAATCAAAAGACAATCAACTCAAAAGTTATATTTCATCGGATGGAAGCGTAGCCAGAATTACCACTTTTATCAAAGACGAAAACGGGGAAAGAATGGAAGCCATCGAAGCCCACATTAGGAATAAAGTCAATAAGATTTTCCCCGAACCCAGATACGAAGTCATCATCACCGGAAAGCCATCGGTGTTCCAAAAAGGGACGAAATATTTATTAGACAACTTGCTTTCGTCATTGCTATTCGCTTTCTTCCTAACCGGCGGATTGGTTGCCATAATGTTCCGTTCATTCAAAATGGTGTTGGTTTCGATTATCCCAAATTTGTTACCATTGTTAATGACCGCAGGATTGATGGGCTTTTTAGGTATTCCTTTAAAACCATCGACTTTATTGGTCTTCGGAATTGCTTTCGGAATGTCGGTTGATGATACCTTGCGATTTTTAGCGCAATACCGATTGGAATTATCGCGAAACGACTGGAAAATAAAGAAATCCGTATTTGCCACTTTTGACGATGCCGGCATCAGCATGTTCTACACTTCGATAGTGTTGTTCTTCGGATTTTCGGTTTTCATGTTGTCTAGTTTTGGCGGAACCGTAGCATTGGGCGGATTGGTTGCCTTAACACTATCGTTCGGAATGTTGTCGAATTTGGTTTTGCTACCTTCGTTGGTATTAACGCTAAATAAAACTTTGGCCAACCAACAAGAGTTACCGGAACCAACCATCGACATCTTAGAACATACCGATGAAGAAATCGACGAGTTAGAAAAAAACAATAAATAA
- a CDS encoding cation:proton antiporter domain-containing protein: MRNLKNTLFYLFVTGGFGYLMYWIIEQGKLLEVGRKIVSPSSADSQWIQFLSSLFHNLQHPLALLLFQIITIVLVARIFGWIFRKIGQPSVIGEIIAGIVLGPSLFGLYFPEMKEALFPVASLGNLQMLSQVGLILFMFVIGMELDLKVLKNKANDAVVISHASIVIPFALGIGLSYFIYHQFAPAGVEFLSFGLFMGIAMSITAFPVLARIVQERGIHKTRLGTIVITCAAADDITAWCILAAVIAIVKAGSFVSSLYIIGLAFLYVLAMLFVVKPFLKRIGDLYGKKDNIKKSVVAIFLLMLIVSAYITEIIGIHALFGAFMMGAIMPDISKFRNVFIEKVEDVSVILLLPLFFVFTGLRTEIGLINEPYLWKVTGCIIAVAVVGKFFGSALAARFVGQNWRDSLTIGALMNTRGLMELVVLNIGYELGVLSPQVFTMMVIMALVTTFMTGPALDIINFVFKTKDIIIPSEVKKNSKFKILISFGNNEKGKSLLRLANSLVKGQPEASNITAMHLTMSDDMHAFNIEEYEKETFEPIVKESKKLNQEITTIFKATGDIETDIADVALEGKYDLVLVGLGKSIFEGTILGKVLGFTSRIINPDRLLDKFKGKEGLFENSPFDDRTRLIISKTKTPLGILIDKDLQQVSKVFLGIYSVGDVFLIDYAQRLMQNNNAQVTILDNNDHTKNNFLIQNSLEALEQKHGDKFDVFQPKQINKPFLAEQDLVIFSLETWKKLVDDEVSWLQDIPSVLIVKP; the protein is encoded by the coding sequence ATGAGGAATTTAAAAAACACTTTATTTTATTTATTTGTAACCGGTGGTTTTGGCTACTTGATGTATTGGATTATTGAGCAAGGAAAATTGCTGGAAGTCGGCCGAAAAATTGTTTCCCCTTCTTCAGCAGACAGCCAGTGGATTCAGTTCTTAAGTTCGTTATTCCACAATCTTCAGCATCCGTTAGCGTTGTTGCTTTTCCAAATTATCACCATTGTTTTAGTCGCCCGAATTTTTGGCTGGATTTTCAGAAAGATCGGCCAACCATCCGTAATTGGTGAAATCATAGCCGGAATTGTCCTCGGCCCATCGTTGTTCGGATTGTATTTTCCGGAAATGAAAGAAGCTTTATTCCCGGTTGCTTCCTTAGGAAATCTTCAAATGTTGAGTCAAGTCGGTTTAATACTTTTCATGTTTGTCATTGGAATGGAACTCGATTTAAAAGTCCTTAAAAACAAAGCCAATGATGCGGTTGTAATTAGCCATGCAAGTATCGTTATTCCGTTTGCCTTGGGAATTGGATTGTCTTATTTTATTTACCACCAATTTGCCCCAGCCGGTGTTGAGTTTTTGTCTTTCGGATTGTTTATGGGAATTGCCATGAGTATTACGGCTTTCCCGGTTTTGGCACGTATTGTTCAGGAACGCGGCATTCACAAAACCCGATTGGGAACCATTGTCATTACTTGTGCGGCAGCCGATGATATCACGGCTTGGTGTATCTTGGCTGCGGTTATTGCCATTGTAAAAGCCGGTAGTTTTGTCAGCTCGTTGTACATTATAGGATTAGCGTTTTTGTATGTTTTGGCGATGCTTTTCGTGGTAAAGCCATTTCTAAAACGAATAGGTGATTTATATGGCAAAAAAGACAATATCAAAAAATCGGTAGTCGCTATTTTTCTTTTGATGTTGATTGTTTCGGCCTATATTACCGAAATCATTGGGATTCACGCCTTATTTGGTGCTTTTATGATGGGCGCGATTATGCCGGACATCAGTAAGTTTCGAAATGTTTTTATCGAAAAAGTAGAAGACGTTTCCGTGATTTTATTATTGCCGTTGTTCTTTGTCTTCACCGGTTTGCGTACTGAAATAGGGTTGATTAATGAACCTTATTTATGGAAGGTTACCGGCTGTATCATTGCTGTTGCCGTAGTCGGAAAATTTTTCGGCAGTGCTTTGGCGGCTCGATTTGTCGGACAAAATTGGCGCGACAGTTTAACCATAGGCGCATTGATGAATACCCGAGGGTTAATGGAATTGGTGGTATTGAATATTGGTTACGAATTGGGCGTACTTTCGCCGCAAGTTTTTACTATGATGGTGATTATGGCTTTGGTGACAACGTTTATGACCGGTCCGGCTTTGGATATTATCAACTTTGTTTTCAAAACCAAAGATATTATCATTCCGTCTGAAGTAAAGAAGAATTCAAAGTTCAAAATCCTGATTTCTTTTGGTAACAACGAAAAAGGGAAATCACTCTTGCGCCTCGCCAATAGTTTGGTCAAAGGCCAACCGGAAGCGTCAAATATCACCGCCATGCACTTAACGATGAGTGATGACATGCATGCTTTTAATATCGAAGAATACGAAAAAGAAACCTTTGAACCGATAGTCAAAGAATCGAAAAAACTCAACCAAGAAATCACGACCATTTTCAAAGCCACCGGAGATATTGAAACCGATATAGCTGATGTAGCTTTGGAAGGAAAATACGATTTGGTTTTGGTAGGTTTAGGAAAATCTATTTTTGAAGGTACAATTTTGGGTAAAGTACTCGGATTTACTTCTCGCATCATCAATCCCGACCGATTGTTAGACAAGTTCAAAGGGAAAGAAGGTTTGTTTGAAAATTCCCCTTTTGATGACAGAACGCGTTTAATCATCTCTAAAACTAAAACACCGCTGGGGATTTTAATCGATAAAGATTTACAGCAAGTCAGCAAAGTATTCCTCGGAATTTATAGCGTTGGCGATGTTTTCCTGATTGATTATGCCCAACGATTAATGCAAAACAATAATGCTCAAGTCACTATTTTGGACAATAATGACCATACCAAAAATAATTTCCTAATCCAGAATTCTTTGGAAGCTTTGGAACAAAAACATGGTGATAAATTTGATGTTTTCCAACCTAAACAAATCAACAAGCCGTTTTTAGCCGAACAGGATTTGGTGATTTTCAGTTTGGAAACATGGAAGAAATTAGTAGACGATGAGGTTTCTTGGTTGCAAGATATTCCTTCGGTGTTGATTGTGAAGCCTTAG